The DNA window GCATCAATCGTTTGAGCCGGGGCGGACGGCGACGCCGAAAGATGTGGCGATCGACTCGTGCGGGGCGCTGATCGCGTTGGTGATCGTCTTTGTTTGCCGCCGTTGGCGGAAGGCAAGGCATCGTTCGCTCCAGCGCGGCGTATGATATGATAACAAACTCTCCCAACGTATAGCTCGAGGGGAAAAAGGAAAGAATGGCAAATAACTAGTTTCAAAGAAAAGGGAGAGACGGCCATGGTCGCGTTTATCGCCGGAATGTTTGTCGGTTCGTTTGTGATGCTTGTCATCATGAGCATGATGGCGGCGGCCAAACAGGCGGATGAAGCGAGCGAGCGCTGGAAAAAGGAATAGCGAACAACACTCCTTGCGGCGGGCAAGGAGTGTTTTGTATGATGGAAAAAAGTCCTGAGTTTGCCAAGATGTATTTTTGGCTGGGAGCGCGCGTGGTATAATACAAATGCACGGTTTACGCAGGGTGGGCAGTGGCGACTCCCTTGATGAAAGGGGGTGCTGCTGGATTGATGACTGTTGCGGAGGCGTTGTCCTTAATGATTTCTTTTGCGTCGCTTGTCGTGGCAGTCATTGCGGTGTCCAAAGAGAAGTAACCCACCCTGCTCGGCCCAGGTGAGGGTGGGTTGCTTCTGCTCGTTTCCGGGCCACTGCACTTCTTGCAGCAGCCGTGCGTGTCGATCAGGACATTGGTGGCTGCCAATGTCCTGCTTTTATCGTATGGTTTTTTCACCCTTATTATAACCGTAGGCGGGGAAAATCACAATATGGCTTTAGAAAAGCGGCGATGCACGGCAATCGGCTGCTTTCGTTCTATACATAAGGAGGAAAGAATATGGCCCAACCGTCCATTGTAGTGATTGGCAGCATCAATATGGATATCGTTACTGTCGCCGCTCGCTTTCCGAATCAAGGGGAAACGATTCTCGGCGAGCGGTTTCTCACCACTCCCGGCGGCAAGGGAGCGAACCAGGCGGTGGCGGCCGCCCGCCTTGGCGCCGATGTGCGAATGATCGGCGCGGTTGGGGAGGATGTGTTTGGGAAGGAGCTCCTTCGCTCGCTGCAAAGCGAAGGGATTTCTGTTGATGATGTGAAACCGATTACACATCAGCATACCGGCATTGCCGCGATTACTATTTCGGAACAGGACAACCGCATTATTGTCGTTCCTGGGGCGAATTATGCGCTTGCGCCCGAAGATCTCGACCAATGTGAATCCGTGATCGCCGAAAGTGATGTGTGCGTAGTGCAGCTCGAAATTCCGCTTTCCGTTGTCGAACGGGCCGTTTCGTTGGCTCATCGCCACGGTGTGCGTGTCATTGTTAACCCAGCTCCAGCGCAGCCGCTGCCGCCGTCAGTGCTCAAGAAGGCGAGTTTCTTGACACCCAATGAACATGAACGAACGATTTTGTTTGACAAGATGGACGAAGAAGCG is part of the Geobacillus sp. 46C-IIa genome and encodes:
- a CDS encoding DUF3789 domain-containing protein, which produces MVAFIAGMFVGSFVMLVIMSMMAAAKQADEASERWKKE
- the rbsK gene encoding ribokinase — translated: MAQPSIVVIGSINMDIVTVAARFPNQGETILGERFLTTPGGKGANQAVAAARLGADVRMIGAVGEDVFGKELLRSLQSEGISVDDVKPITHQHTGIAAITISEQDNRIIVVPGANYALAPEDLDQCESVIAESDVCVVQLEIPLSVVERAVSLAHRHGVRVIVNPAPAQPLPPSVLKKASFLTPNEHERTILFDKMDEEAFADKLIVTEGAKGVRIWQDGQERLIPSFQVPVVDTTGAGDTFNGALAVALAEGKPLEEACRFANAAAALSVTKLGAQAGMPTREDVESFLAKQEGSQ